The Helianthus annuus cultivar XRQ/B chromosome 11, HanXRQr2.0-SUNRISE, whole genome shotgun sequence region tcgaagaatctaggcaaatcttgatagtacagatacgcttctgcacacggggttgTGCCCAGTGGACACAGGGGCATGGTCAattaatgcagacaaactgcatttaatgaagaaagagaagatgggtagacacggggccgtgcctaatggacacggggccgtgtccgggcttctgtgcaggctataaataggggtgcttggctcacttgcaaaccatcccttggcaaaccacctctttcacacttcacccacccaccgccaccatcacaacccacatccaccaccatcatccatcatccatcatagagtgtgtgagtagtctcgggatccaagattgatcgtaagagttcttgagaatcaaaggccatgtttgcctaagtctcttacatcacttggtgaaaacaagtgtttagtgtaatactttttatttttaatcttttcgcactttttatttggttatgtattaatgactttaataactagtttcttgtgttgaaggtgaatcttccttatcatttgtccgtggtgtcttggcattattttactgtctatataaaataaaagattttcaccatttatatctccacggtctatatggagatatgttggctacctggtcgggggttaagggaattgTTTGGTAAGAATCTTGCCTTGTTCAGtttatagatcctgcaaggacctgggtcaagtttagtaggacctccttcaatacccactggtattggatggcgggggtccgaactccttgaCCCCCTCATATATAAgatactattaaaacattaacctggctatttaggattgtatccctgctgactcaaactacttagccgagggtgacgtcaccttcaaaagaggggcctaccacattacgcattaataacttaattaattatctttcaataatccaaccctttaggattgtatccttgctgactcaaactactgggttgagggtaacgtcaccttcaaaagaggggcctactactataactaagataatctcttaaaatgtgcaaaagtgcgaaaataatcaaacgttacactaaaggcgagtcggatccaagtgattcatcttgtctatctgtttttatttttatttttcagcatttttagtttttattttctagtttaaaacctttttctaaaacttttgatttgattagacgttgaggataaaccggtattaaaagctcttgtgtccttggacgacctcggtatcttaccaacactatactacgctcacaatgggtgcacttgcccatatgtgtgtttagtgttagtaaatatcgtgttttataaatttagaacttgactaatgtgtttaaaagggctaaaaatatacataaaaatatataccaCCACACACGCATCAGTTGTATCCAATGGTTGGTTACTTAAACAACTTGATATTCAGAACACATTTTTACATGGTGATTTAAATGAACAAGTATATATGCGTCAACCACCTAGCTTTGAAGATCCTAAGAAACCTCATCATGTTTGCCGTCTTCACAAGTCTCTCTACGGCTTGAAACAGTCACCAAGGGCATGGTTCACAAAACTTTCTACCATCTTGCAACACCTTGGTTTTCAGGGATCCAAAACTATTCCTACTCTGTTCATCCTAAATAACAACGGTAACATTGTTTATCTCCTTGTTTATGTAGATGATATCATCATCACCGGGAACAACTCCACTATCGTTAACACTATCATTCGAGCTCTGCGAAACAAGGTCTCTATCACTGACCTGGGGCGGCTAAATTATTTTTTAGGCCTTGAAGTTCTTCATATTAAGTCAGGCCTCGTGATTTCTCAACGCAAATATGTAAATGACCTCATTGAACGGGTCGGCCTAAAGGACTCCAAACCGGTCTCTACACCCATGGGTTCCAAACCCGACGTCACAAAAACCGTCGACCTTCCCAGGACCGATCTAACTCGTTATCGTCAGTGTGTTGGTGCTCTTCAGTATGCCATGTTATCCAGGCCTGATATTGCCTTTGCTGTTAATCGGGTGTGTCAGTTTATGCATGCTCATCTTGACTCTCATTGGACGGTAGTTAAATGAATTATAGCCTATTCTGATTGGACGGCAGAAAAACTCTACTTCCACTTTACATGCCTTTTCTGATGCCCATTGGGATGATCACCTAGTCCCTGTTATAGCCTATTCTGATTCGGACTGGGCTGGTTGCCCAGTTGACCGTCGATCCACTGGGGGGGTATGCCATCTTCTTGGGTTCAAATTTAGTCTCATGGTCAGAACGTAAGCAGAAAACTGTCTCTCGGTCTTCAACTGAATCTGAATATAAAGCCATTGCTGATACCGTAGCTGAACTAATCTGGTTAAAATCACTCTTGTAAGAGTTGGGAGTAAAATCGAGTAAACCTCCACTTTGGTGTGATAACCTTGGGGCTACGTATCTCTCAGCAAATCTGGTGTTTCACGCTCGTACCAAACATGTAGAAGTCGATTTTCACTTTGTTCGTGAGCAGGTTAGTCAAGGTAACTTGAAGGTTCAATTCATCAAAACCGATGATCAGATCGCCAATGTCTTTCCAAACCCACTATCAACACAACGATTTGAATTTCTAAGGTACAAGTTGCAGGTCGTCACCCGCCCTCAACTTGCGGGGGAATATTAGACTAAATTGTATTTTCATTATATTCTTGAGGATTGAACTGTAACTTGTAGGGTATATAAACCGATGTTTATTTCTTATCTGATTAATGAATAAAAGTTGTGAGTTGATAGGCCAAGATTCCGATCATGCGAGAGCGTAAAGAACATTGTGTTGGCGAGCGGGTTTTGGGTTATATGTTCGGGTCGGCTattcgattcgggtcgggtcaaatATTAATAACTCTAATAAAACTAAATACTCTTCATTCATTTAAAGGACCCGTTCTTAcacataaaaaataaataaattgaaCCCTCAAGTttcatttatataaaaactagcttCAGACTTTATTTAAACTTACTTCGAgtttaaaaacaattataaaaaattaCTAATAGCACCATTCTTCATGTTTTTAACTCAATACGAAAATACGtacaatttttaataaaaaatttgtCTTTCAATAtattgataatgataatgataatagcaaacgttatttgtttttttttaatcggACGATTTTCTATATAATCGAAATAATTAGATACATGAAAATAAGATTGATTTCACATAACATTTTATGTAGATTATCAATTCTAAAATTTATTTGTCTTTTTTCTTAGCAATTATTGCAATGGTTAATATAAACATGTGAAGCCTTCTTCCATTCTCATCCTTACATGATGTTTTCCTTCCCTACTGCCTTCTATTCACCTGTAGCAACCGttacaaaagatgaagaaaaggcACGAAAGGAAAAGATGTCGATCCTCATCGAACGATACAAGGACAAAGTCTCTACTCTTTCAACAACTCCCGATAATCAGCTATGTAAGTATGAGGATTTCTGGTATTTCCACGGTTTTTGGTATCACTCAAAAGCTGACTTCACAGTTGAAGCGGTTATGGCCGTGCAAGACGATTTCCAAGCTCTACCAACCGATATCTTCTTAGCAAGTCATCCAAACACCGGCACAACATGGCTTAAGGCCCTTGCCTTTGCCATTGTGAACCGAGGCAAATTCAAAACGGGGATCGCTTCTTGTCAAACTCACCCATTGCTCACCATTAGCCCGCATGATTGTGTCCCCTTCATAGAGACCGAGTCTTTCTTGAACAACCCTTCTTATGCCAATGGCCTCCTTGCTACCCATATACCCTACACTTCTTTACTTAAATCCATCATTACTTCCGATTGTCGGATTGTTTACATATGTAGAAACCCTAAAGATGTGCTCATTTCTTTATGGCACTTCTACTAGAAAAGAGGGTTTTTGTCATGAAACTTTTGGTCACAAAACGGTAGTAAATTCCTTGTTTTCACCATTTTACCACCGAAAACTTGGTGACAAAATCACCCGTGTCAATTGCCCTAATGCCACCAAATAGCCACCATTTTTATATTTTGCTACCAGATTTTTGCCACAACAAAATAGGTCAAAATTATTTGCCACTGCTTCTTGTTTGCTACGGTCCACCTTGTTTGCTACCGAGTTGTGACGGATTTTTTGCCACTTTTTTTGCCACCGTTtgatattgccaccatttagctACCAACCATTTGCCACCATTTTTCATTGAAAATCGGTGGCAATTAGCACACTTGTTGAATTATTTGCTACCATTATGTGATtgcttgatttttttttcataaaagtACATAtcaatataattaaaaattatactacctccgtcccactaaaagtgtcctattttgaattttcaaggtctttatttataaactttgaccttaaataattttgtttgtgttagataatacttgatgaaagttatatgatttgagtgtggtttacaagtgtttttatcgggttaattttcatcaagttttatataataCAAAAAGTATAtgattaaagtcaaagtttataaataaagactttgaacattcaaaataggacacttttaatgggacggagggagtataAAAAAGTCTAATAAGTTCATGAAAAcccaaaattatataaaacatcTATGTTTGAAAAGCATATAAAACAGTCGAATAATAGAAATGTCAACAAAAACATCGAATAAATAAAATTATCCTAATATGATAAACATCGAAACATTCAAAACCAAGTGTTTATAGCCTATCTTCGAACGGTACTTGTTAACATAGCTTCAATTTGTGACATCCTATCGAGCATAGCATCTTTATCAAccttatctttttcttttcagcCAACAACCCCGCAATAATTCCATttaatctttctttttcttcatcattttcctTAACGAGCCCCACGATAACTAAGTTCAACTTCTCAATCTACAAAACAACCAATGAATTGAATCAAGAAATCAGAATTGACGAAAACTAATAACGGGTCAAGTTGGTTACAAAGATCACAAACCAAACAAACACAATAGTAGGGGGAAACCATACAAATGCACACAAATTACTAATGTATTGTGATTCCACATACGCCAAAATCCGAATATAATTCTATCTAACCTTTCTTTTTTTTCATCCTTTTCCTTAACGAACTCCTTGATAACCACGTTCAAGTTTTCAATCTATAAGACAACCAATGCAGAGAAACAAGTCAGAACTAAAGAAAAATGATAATGGGTCAAGTTAGTTGAATTGATCAAATTACTTTTCATCTTGGTGACCAAATTACTAATGTATGTGATGCCGTCAGAATCACTTTACAACAAGCTAGGAGCACTTTTGATTGAACATTTACTAACAATATAATCAGGAAATACAACTAAAAAAGAATCACAGAGCAACCCAAACTAGTCAAAAGAAACCTAAACAACATTAGTATAGACTCATATTGAGGCTACTTGAAGATCAAGTGTTACTAAACAAAGTTAGTCATAATTCATCATTAGTTCTCATCCATGCTAAATAACACATGtaatgggtcaaataaaaatATTAGCTAAAATGGAAAACTAGTTAAGTGTGTCAAATAAAAAGAACCTAAAAGTATATTTAAAATTAAGGCATGTTAATGGCCACAGATGAATATGCACATTTTGACCAGTTATGTGCCCGTTATGTTCATTTACAACCATAACTAGATATAAGCCCCGTCGCGTTGTGGCCGAAGGCCTACGAATTAAGGCGCATATACAAACAAAGCATAAATACTATTTAGTAACATTGATTATATAAAAGGTACCTGGTCAAAATGTGCATATTCATCTGTGGCCATTTTCAGGTCGAAAAGGTACggatcgaaacggttcgattcgaaacggtacgcgtcgaaacagTTCGCATCAAAACGGTTGAACTTCAAGCCTATAAAGTGCAATAATCTTATTGTTTGAGTAAAATACATTTTTGGTGATGTTAGTGACATCAAGTCATTTAGTTTATTTGGATTTACGTAAGACCAAAGGACGGGTTTGAGCGACAGAGTTTATGCTGAAGGTAACCGAATAATTGCCAACCCCTCTTTCACGAAACATCGTGTCATTTCAACTAAACATTGTGATGATCTCCAACTATAAACACAAGTATTTAGTCAATTCGAGTATACGTTCAAAACAGAAAACATACACTCCTTCTTGATCTCTCTGAATAACCGATCAAGATTTCAAAAATACCATCTAAATACTTTGATCTAACTGAGACAAATATCAATAACATTTCCAAACTACAAAACCTACACTTTTGATCCGTTTCCTTTTTAGCTATAAGACACTATTTGGAAATTAACATAAGATACTATCAACGATCAAGCTACTAAGGTATAAAATGTCCATACCCAATAATATATAACAATCAAGAAGATTCCAAGAATAGTTTCGTTGACTTTGCTTACAACTTCACTCTTCTGTTCAGGCGTGTGCAGATCATCTGACTCTTCTTTCTCTTGCACTTTCTCCTCTTACTTTGAGTCCACAGCAAATAGACAACTTCATCTTCTTCTCCATTATAACCCTAGCTCGCCCACCTGGTTTCAAGTGCAAAAATTAGTGTTCAGATGTTAATTGCCTGAACCATAGGGCTTTGGATTAATTAATAAGTGTTATCCTCATTACTGCAGGTTCAATCTCCTTTGAAGAACACCATCAACGAATCTAATTCATGCCCGAATTGTATGATAAATCCTTAAATCAAAATGAACATAACCTAAACATATGCGGGTAACTATAAACAAACAAGAGAGAATCTGGATTGGGGTTAACAAAAaccaaaatcaaacaaaaaaattAACGAAATCATATAGAATCAATTCAAAAACAGAAATTGAATTAACAAAACTCATGATTCCAGATTCAatttcataaaataaaactaaaataaataaaagaaaaaaaggtATGGAAAAGCCTACCTCAGCAAGAGGCTTAGTTCTTCGATCAGATCAAACGTATGGGAGCAGAGTTTGACGTAGCGGAGCGAGTGAGAAGCAGAGATTAAAATTTTGGGAGGGGAGTATTTGGTTGGAACCCTAATTAATTGACTTTTGAAGCGCTCATCCACTAAAAAATATCTCGCctatttgaattttcattttcatgttGTCACCGATAAGATGGTCACAATTAACAAATACAGtagaaactctataaaataatacacttgataccaccaaaatttattaattaaaagagttattaattaatcgataaattaataaattaatttatatattaattaatattttattaatttatagtagaaTACTTAGTTTACAAACACCTTTCAAGCTTCCACTTAATTATTGTATACAATGCATGTATATCAAATGAATGGCCAAATTTGAAAGAAACCTTCAATCTCCCACCTTATTATTCTTCTTGTGTTCAATGTATCACTTTATGGAGCCCCCTTCGTGAAACGAAGCTATTAAAGCGGCAATCACATTGAACAATTTCTTGTTGAGCTATGAGAAAACAACACCAGAAGTTCTTACCATGCTAAGGAAAATTAGAGACGAGATTCAAGGGGAAATTGatttaaacaaaaaacaaaagacaattgagtcatttttcaagaaaccttcataaatcattcatgtaatatgctatatataaggaattattaatttatattttatatggggtctaaagaaattatcaaacatgtattatcttataattttaTCGAATTATTAACTTAGCACCCTATCCCCGAGTCGGGGCCGGCAaaaaaatattatcttagagagtttattaaataatcgagtaTTAATTTATCGTGTTTCGTGTTTCTACTgtacctttttatttttcatgtttttgcgTATTTTTTCCACAAATTGCCACCGAAAATAAAAAGGTGGCAAAAATTGCAACCACTTTGCTACCATATCATGATAAATACACTTATTTTCATTTCCGTGGCAAATCGGTGGCTAAATTTGCTACCATTTTTTTCGGTAGCAAATTTTGGTCACAATTGCCCAATTTTCTATTAGTGTTCTTCACCAATAAAACTGGTTGATCTATTTGAGATTTTTAGTAAAGGTATAAGTCCATGTGGATCTTTTTGGGATCATGTGGTAGGGTACTATAAGGCCAGTTTAGAACGACCGGATAAGGTATTGTTCTTGAAGTACGAGGATTTAAAGAAAGATCCAAAGAATGTGGTTAAGAAATTAGCCAAATTCATAGGTAACCCGTTTACAGAAGAGGAGGAATCTGATGGATCAGTGGAAAAGATAATCGAACTTTGTGGTTTTGAGACCTTGCACAAGGTAAATAAGGTTTCATCCGACCAGGTCTACTTTCGAAAAGGCGCTGTTGGTGATTCGGGTAGTTATCTCACGACTGAAATGATCCAAACTATGGACAAGATTACCAAAGAAAAGTTTGATGGTTTAAGTATCTCATTTGAAGCATGATAAATCGCTTGGTTATAGATGTGATTATACTTTTTTATTTATGTGTGTATTGGTAGtattttttgtttttacttttttaaGTAGTTGTGTGCCTACGTATGCTTTCTGGAATCTGACATCttggttatggtttttggaaccGAGGGTCTCACTGGAAACAGCCTCTCTATCCTCTGGATAGAGGTAAGGTTTATCTACATCCCACCATCCCGGGACCCTATTAATAGTTTGGCTATAGATGGATTATACCGggtatgattgttgttgttgttgttgttaaagCATGACCAAGCTAGTTTGATGTTAAGGTCGAATCAGTGCATCTTTATTTCCGCTGTTTTTATCTAATAAAATTTTAATTTCCTATGATATTCCCATTTCATGAAGCatgtattttttatatattatatagtgGTTAGATATATAATTATGTATGATCATGAAAGATTTATGCACGATGCAAATTGATGAATATAAGATCGACCGATTCATTTGCTTGTAACAATTGGTCTGGTTCAAAATGGCAAATGAACAggctttaatatattatatagtGGTTAGATTCTTTGGtaaggtatagtttttttttttggggggggggggggtgtttaagTTTTTGGATGGTAATGGGGTGGGTTTAGTTTAATTTGTTgtattcacattggttctcgcggttcttgcaaTAAGAGTAGTTATCGCATAaaccctactatatatatataggattcgtttcaaatgaaaaccaccacTAGTTGTGAGAATCGTAAGAACTTTTTGATCTCGCGCGAGTTGGGCAAAattttttttgcacaaacgtagatgaaaaaACTTTATTAACACatctgaaaaaaaaaagtaaGAAAAAAAATTGTCGAGGCGTTAGTTTTGACTGATGTAAGTTTTTTTTACGCACTGCTGTAAAATTTTATTACAGATAACTATTTTTTTTATCAGGGCATAAAAAAACTTGCATCAGTCAAAACTAACGACtcgacaaattttttttttacatttttttacagatgtgtttttaatgttttcatctacgtttgtgtAAAAAAATTTTGGCCCAACTCGCGCGGGATCAAAAAGTCCTCATAACTCGTAGTGCTTCTCATTTTAACCCAtccatccatatatatatatatatatatatatatatatatatatatatatatatatatatataggataatgcttaGTAAGAAACCCTATATTCTTAGAAAACTTAGCAAATTATAATAGTGGCCATCATTTAGCCACGTAGCCCTCCCACAGTTATTGTTACTTTTTGCTTCAAGGTTATATATGTAATTTCCTTAGGCAAGATATTATAACCCATTTGAATTGACATCAGCATTTAATGCACATCATCCCCCATCAACTCATTTGTACCATGCACCCACCCCCATATTTCTTTTACAATTTCTCATTTTATATATTCTTCAACAGAACTACATAGTCATCTTCTACTCCCCTGTTCATTTCTCCATTAATATCcatggagacaaatccaccaaccTCAGAATTAATGTCGCCGGTCCATAGTTTCCCCAACCGGTTCTTTTGCAGCGACTTCCAAAATGATGAGGAATTTAATGCTCCAGGTTTGTCCATATATGTAATTTAACTGTTCTCGaagttctgttttttttttttttttttgtcttttacaaCTTTTTAATCTAATAATCCAAACTATACTGCATGTCCATGTTCACTTTTTCCATTCGAAGCTTCTGTATACACTTATATGCATGTTGATTGTTCTCGGTCATCTGAAGCCCCTGTTAGATCCCCGGATGTTGTGATATCCAACAATTTCATGAACAGCGCGTTTAATGATGACCATGTTATGGATAATGAAGAAGGTTTGTTTTTTCTATACACCCGGTTTGTTTTTTTCTTCCCCAGATATGGCATTGTTCAAACATATTCCATAATGTTCACATGTAGGGGGAAGATTCGCATATGCAGGCCATGACTGTTGCTGTTTCTGGATCATCTCATGGTCCTTCTATGTTTGCTGAATCATCACGCGGCCAGTTAGACGGTTGTACAATGCACAATGGGAGCCCACTTTATTCTCATATCACAGATTTCTAACCTTTTGTCATGCCATGTATAGCAGATTCCTAACCTTTTTCGTTTTATGATGCAGGGCCATCGAATCCATACTTTGTTTTTGATACCCCTCAGGGAACCCGTTACTGGATTCCTAACGTCGCTGATAAGTTCATACCAGTGTGTGGGAAATCTTATCCAACTTTTGCGGATGTTCTTTCCATGTATGAACTTTATGCGTTTGAAGCAGGTTTTTCTGTAAAAAAAAGGGCAAACTAAAGTCTGGAATGGAATTCCCACACACAAGTATCTCCGATGCTCAAAATATGGAAACCCACAACCAAAGAGGACTTTCGACACCCTAGATGAATCTTCTGTTAAGCACCGGAGGACCAACTTCACATGGTGTGACTGTAAGGCAAGCATACTAGTCTCGATCTCGAACGATTCATACACAGTTCTGAGTTTCAATGATATTCATAATCATGAACTTGTTGAGAGTTACAACCGTGATCTTAGCAAGATATCACGGAAGCTGTCATTCTCCATGAAACAATTTATTCACAATATGAGTCTAAACCGCATCAGACCAATGAGAGCTTATAGATGTCTTGTAGCTTTAAAAGGAGGGCATCACAATGTCAATGGGACTCCGGTGGATTTTAAAAACTTTAGCCACCAGTTGCGAATTTTTATTGGTGAACGCGACGCACAAGTTTTCCTTGAACGCCTGCGTGAGCGTTTTGACAACCTACCCAACTTCTATTTTGATTACACTGTATCAAATGGAAAGTTGTCTTCTGTATTCTGGGCTGATGAGATTTCAAAGCTAAACTACAAAGCTTTTGGCGATGTCCTCGCGTTTGACGCAACTTACAGCACAAACAGGTTAGTCCCCCCCCCCCATTAACATATGTTAGGCCTGATCCCCAAGTATACACCCTTAACCCCAAAAAGTTTTACATATTGTTAACATCAAATCAATTTTTTGTTCATAGGTACAAGATGGTTTTTGTGCCATTCACGGGTGTGGATCATCATTTCCAATGTGTTACATTTGGAG contains the following coding sequences:
- the LOC118484205 gene encoding flavonol 3-sulfotransferase-like, yielding MSILIERYKDKVSTLSTTPDNQLCKYEDFWYFHGFWYHSKADFTVEAVMAVQDDFQALPTDIFLASHPNTGTTWLKALAFAIVNRGKFKTGIASCQTHPLLTISPHDCVPFIETESFLNNPSYANGLLATHIPYTSLLKSIITSDCRIVYICRNPKDVLISLWHFVQSPLKNTINESNSCPNCISPCGSFWDHVVGYYKASLERPDKVLFLKYEDLKKDPKNVVKKLAKFIGNPFTEEEESDGSVEKIIELCGFETLHKVNKVSSDQVYFRKGAVGDSGSYLTTEMIQTMDKITKEKFDGLSISFEA